Proteins co-encoded in one Marmota flaviventris isolate mMarFla1 chromosome 9, mMarFla1.hap1, whole genome shotgun sequence genomic window:
- the LOC114088932 gene encoding olfactory receptor 8G50-like isoform X1, which produces MMPVGGQECVFLGLKKKMTQGNHSTTVTEFILAGLTNKPELQLPLSLFFIGIYMFTVVGNLGMIMLIGLSSHLHTPMYYFLSSLSFTDLCQSTVIIPKMLVNFVVQKNIISYPECMTQLYFFLVFGISECHMLAAMAYDRYVAICNPLLYNVTMSSQVCFWLVVEVYSMGLIGATVHTVCMLRVLFCKADIINHYFCDVLPLLELSCSSTFVNELLVLCFSVFNVLVPTLIILSSYVFIIASILSIRSTEGRTKAFSTCSSHISAVALFFGSVAFMYLQPMSVSSMDQGKVSSVFYTIIVPMLNPVIYSLRNKDVKLALNKFLGKKNNCPVKNSILF; this is translated from the coding sequence ggtttgaagaaaaaaatgacacaagGAAACCATTCCACCACAGTGACAGAATTTATCCTGGCTGGATTAACAAACAAACCAGAGCTCCAGCtgcccctctccctcttcttcatAGGAATCTACATGTTCACTGTGGTAGGGAACCTGGGCATGATCATGCTGATTGGGCTCAGCTCTCACCTGCATACACCTATGTACTATTTCCTCAGCAGTCTGTCTTTCACTGACCTCTGCCAATCCACTGTCATTATCCCCAAAATGCTGGTAAACTTTGTGGTGCAGAAAAACATCATTTCCTACCCTGAGTGCATGACTCAGCTCTATTTCTTCCTAGTTTTTGGTATATCAGAATGCCACATGTTGGCTGCAATGGCATATGACCGCTATGTTGCCATCTGTAACCCTTTGCTTTACAATGTTACTATGTCTTCTCAAGTCTGTTTTTGGTTGGTAGTTGAAGTGTATAGCATGGGCTTGATTGGTGCCACAGTTCACACAGTCTGCATGCTAAGAGTGCTTTTCTGTAAAGCTGATATAATCAACCACTATTTTTGTGATGTACTTCCACTATTAGAGCTCTCCTGCTCAAGTACTTTTGTGAATGAATTACTAGTTCTGTGCTTTAGTGTGTTTAATGTCCTTGTCCCAACCCTGATCATCCTTAGCTCTTACGTCTTCATTATTGCCAGCATCCTGAGCATTCGCTCCACTGAGGGCAGAACCAAAGCCTTCAGCACATGCAGCTCCCACATCTCAGCTGTTGCTCTCTTCTTTGGTTCTGTTGCATTCATGTACCTGCAGCCAATGTCAGTTAGCTCCATGGACCAAGGGAAAGTGTCCTCTGTGTTTTATACTATTATTGTGCCCATGCTGAACCCTGTAATCTATAGCTTGAGGAATAAGGATGTGAAACTTGCCCTAAATAAGttccttggaaaaaaaaacaactgccctgtaaaaaatagtattttgttttag
- the LOC114088932 gene encoding olfactory receptor 8G50-like isoform X2 produces the protein MTQGNHSTTVTEFILAGLTNKPELQLPLSLFFIGIYMFTVVGNLGMIMLIGLSSHLHTPMYYFLSSLSFTDLCQSTVIIPKMLVNFVVQKNIISYPECMTQLYFFLVFGISECHMLAAMAYDRYVAICNPLLYNVTMSSQVCFWLVVEVYSMGLIGATVHTVCMLRVLFCKADIINHYFCDVLPLLELSCSSTFVNELLVLCFSVFNVLVPTLIILSSYVFIIASILSIRSTEGRTKAFSTCSSHISAVALFFGSVAFMYLQPMSVSSMDQGKVSSVFYTIIVPMLNPVIYSLRNKDVKLALNKFLGKKNNCPVKNSILF, from the coding sequence atgacacaagGAAACCATTCCACCACAGTGACAGAATTTATCCTGGCTGGATTAACAAACAAACCAGAGCTCCAGCtgcccctctccctcttcttcatAGGAATCTACATGTTCACTGTGGTAGGGAACCTGGGCATGATCATGCTGATTGGGCTCAGCTCTCACCTGCATACACCTATGTACTATTTCCTCAGCAGTCTGTCTTTCACTGACCTCTGCCAATCCACTGTCATTATCCCCAAAATGCTGGTAAACTTTGTGGTGCAGAAAAACATCATTTCCTACCCTGAGTGCATGACTCAGCTCTATTTCTTCCTAGTTTTTGGTATATCAGAATGCCACATGTTGGCTGCAATGGCATATGACCGCTATGTTGCCATCTGTAACCCTTTGCTTTACAATGTTACTATGTCTTCTCAAGTCTGTTTTTGGTTGGTAGTTGAAGTGTATAGCATGGGCTTGATTGGTGCCACAGTTCACACAGTCTGCATGCTAAGAGTGCTTTTCTGTAAAGCTGATATAATCAACCACTATTTTTGTGATGTACTTCCACTATTAGAGCTCTCCTGCTCAAGTACTTTTGTGAATGAATTACTAGTTCTGTGCTTTAGTGTGTTTAATGTCCTTGTCCCAACCCTGATCATCCTTAGCTCTTACGTCTTCATTATTGCCAGCATCCTGAGCATTCGCTCCACTGAGGGCAGAACCAAAGCCTTCAGCACATGCAGCTCCCACATCTCAGCTGTTGCTCTCTTCTTTGGTTCTGTTGCATTCATGTACCTGCAGCCAATGTCAGTTAGCTCCATGGACCAAGGGAAAGTGTCCTCTGTGTTTTATACTATTATTGTGCCCATGCTGAACCCTGTAATCTATAGCTTGAGGAATAAGGATGTGAAACTTGCCCTAAATAAGttccttggaaaaaaaaacaactgccctgtaaaaaatagtattttgttttag